The following proteins are encoded in a genomic region of Leishmania major strain Friedlin complete genome, chromosome 25:
- the PEX2 gene encoding glycosome import protein, with product MAWLGDAVDAQYTIDTVSKQQALLPSSTAFSIFPKDHVLRIFQLDSVVLQHELAEILQTALFHVLDIPPLQHFRFAYQEELVLVLDALLYRLSVWRMGQSIGDRLQNLVLRDEERARLLSLQNTKSILPSLAPSRRLLLVHAIMTLVVPYVTRKVQRKVLEEGWEREPVPTARYRIAKALRYAVVTWSLLSLANTFNFLMTGRYRTLVERILSLRLVYGSQRMMRFTNLLYMNQHVQWQTWMSLFSALSLGRYFRRLMKSFGSVASSSALLSMNENLCSACHELPTVCQRSNCGHRYCYYCIKSRLLDSQSTGSFRCIKCGQAVHSCTPA from the coding sequence ATGGCGTGGCTCGGAGACGCGGTCGACGCGCAGTACACGATCGACACGGTGTcgaagcagcaggcgctgctaccgtcctccaccgccttTTCAATCTTCCCGAAGGATCACGTCCTGCGCATCTTTCAGCTGGATTCGGTCGTGCTGCAACACGAGCTCGCCGAGATTCTGCAGACGGCTCTCTTCCATGTGCTCGACATCCCGCCCCTCCAGCACTTTCGCTTCGCCTATCAGGAGGAACTTGTGCTCGTTTTGGATGCCCTGCTGTACCGTCTGTCGGTGTGGCGCATGGGGCAGTCCATCGGGGACCGACTGCAGAACTTAGTCCTTCGCGATGAAGAGCGGGCGCGTCTGCTTTCACTGCAGAACACAAAGTCGATCCTGCCCAGCCTCGCTCCATCCCGCCGACTCCTGCTGGTGCACGCGATCATGACGCTTGTAGTGCCGTACGTCACCCGCAAGGTGCAGCGAaaggtgctggaggagggaTGGGAGCGTGAGCCCGTCCCGACGGCGCGGTATCGCATCGCCAAGGCGCTCCGCTATGCCGTCGTCACATGGTCTTTGCTCTCTCTTGCCAACACGTTTAACTTCCTGATGACGGGGAGGTACCGCACCCTCGTTGAGCGCATCCTGTCTCTCCGTCTCGTCTACGGCTCGCAGCGGATGATGCGCTTTACAAACCTGCTCTACATGAATCAGCACGTGCAGTGGCAAACGTGGATGTCGCTCTTCAGCGCGCTTAGTCTGGGGCGATACTTCCGGCGACTCATGAAAAGCTTCGGCTCCGTtgcatcgtcgtcggcgttgcTCTCCATGAACGAGAACTTGTGCAGCGCGTGCCATGAGCTGCCGACAGTGTGCCAGCGGTCGAACTGCGGCCACCGCTACTGCTATTACTGCATCAAGAGTCGGCTGCTCGATAGTCAATCCACCGGCTCCTTTCGTTGTATAAAGTGCGGCCAAGCCGTGCACAGCTGCACCCCTGCGTAA